TCTTTTATACGATTTGAGAATATTCGataaataagaaattctgaaattgcataataaaattataaaataatagtaaataggTGGTTTTGGGGCAGAGTATGATACGATAACCCTGTCACCGcaatttgataatgaatttgatcAAAATTCGTCAAAATGAAGCTTTGGAATAATATCGATTATTCATTACTGGTAGTTTTTGCCATAGCACTAATATTGGTGAGAAAGAGAAAGCAAACGTATCTTCCACAGAAGACATACTCAAATTTAGATACTATTGCGCTATGATATTTACCATAATTCTCATTATTATCGTTCTCAAAAATTATGCATACGCCAAAggaaagatttttataataatttatctctCTTACCTCCTTGATGGTCTTGGTTGCGcaagtattttaatatattgtctTTTAGATAAAAGATCTCTGTTTACAAAACTTGAGCCTCGTATCTTGAAAGTCCTATTAcccatatttgaatatttttctggCCGCCTTATAGCATTGGTGTATGCtaaatatgcataaaaattatttaaaaaaagtttgtattaaaatatttaaaaaatctaaatttgttGTATCAATTTCGCaatatttccattaaattacttacaGTTAGTGCTCGgttttacactttttatttgcatatttaaaaaattaaaaaattgtaaaaatgtatctatcaataaatttaGTGTGAACCGTTAAAATCTTTCTAAAATCTAATAATGGCATAATAAAACTGTCATGCGTCAAGTCTGTGTAAGtgtgcatttaaaaaatgatccttttttgtttcggacagatgTCAATCATGGACTAAGAGCCAGCGCttgccagacatacgttaaagtataaaagctgaatttttttttgcgtattctcactggtgtagggaccaatctttgggggctacaaaccttgactaacggttccttcggtaggtagcaggtaatctGGGtcgcagtacccgagctctctcacgttaaagtataaaagctgaaattcacacagagtgtttaaatgaccattttaagtcaatattgaaaaagacagatcaatccgaaggggctaacactcccccagacgtggtagaaggtcaaatgcaaaaatacacaattatctacattttcttccatgattatgaacttatttcactgcaagagttattttattatttaaatatgttcagtatcacgtactgaatgtaaaagcacaaaatccttacaaaaataagcggGGGGTGTGCcttcattttaaggaaaaccgttttaggctatatctccataaccgtgcgctttagaccaaaaatgctCCTTCCAACTTTTCTTGAACTATACTATCAGTTATCGATTAGAtggagtaaaaaaaaactgaaaattaggttttcgaaatattcaagTTTCTGGTTTTgtactaaaatatatactttaccttgaaatttattgaggaataaataataaactgaaaaaaagtaCTTACAGGAAAATCGCgcaatttttaaaagttcaagATGACTTTTTGGGCAACATTTCATGTTCAGTAGGAGTTATCTGATccttttatgtaataaacttaTAATGTGTGATTGGGattaattttatacacataatattgtttattttatgataccCTTTTCTTTTTACATGTGATAATATAcgtgtttgttttcttttaaaaatttcaagaatcaCTTAAAACAATGATTcatgtaataaatatgtaataaatatgatCCATGTTTctacaatatattttgttaacacaacatatatctaaaataaatggtaaaataaaaatagtacatatttgaaaatatctgtttgacattatcataaaaatggCGAACGATCTTACTCGCGTATAGATTAAAGCTCTAGTCCGAACACACcctttgtatattaattaattaatttctaataaagTTGTTCTACAGAACTGTCAAAGACTCAAAGTGTCAAACACATGTGTATTTTCTACCGAAATGTAAAAGATTTATCgtagattaatattatttaaaaaaaggtaaacattacttaaaataatcGTTCTAGAACATGGCATTACCAAATAAAATAGGTTTTGATGAAATGAATACTGAAAATTCAACTTATGaagatttaacaaaatatttacaagatgAATTTAAGCTAAAATGTGATGAAACCGGCCAATATTCATAGTAGGTATCATTTAATCCGTTACTGAGCTAGGTACGTTAtgtgtataaatttaataaatatttaatatttcagcCCATCACTTTCAGatcaaacaattataaaaatcattgaaataatcaatgaattaaaaacaaacgtggataaacaaattaaaatttcggaTTCTTTACCATTATTACGACAAATTTATCTCACATTACGAAACAGTGTAGCAATACATAAATctgttcagaaaaaaatttcaattaataacgAAATTTTAGATCtaacaaactttttaattactgCTCTAAGCTCAAATGAGACTTACATTAACtgtttaattgttattttacaatttcttgGAAATTTAGTCACACAAAATGAACAACAATTACAAGTTATAATTTGGGATaagtttaatgaaattttactattattatttcattcaacACCAAATCGAATCCCTTCAATTGTTGGAATGATtttgtataacatatttttacaaaataaacaattaattccagatgatataaaatttattaagaatgcaattattttgtatgaaagtGAAAGTGATTATGGTGAATTATTActagaattattattacaaacaaatattcttaTTAGATATTACTCAGAATTAGAAGTTACACAAAGATTTGTTTTGTTAGAATTGATTAAAGGTACAATGTTTGATGATGAGTCAACATTGATAACCAATGAATTGATGATGTTCATTTCaacagaatttaaaaagaaatcggattgtattttaaaaacagttacCGATTATGTGAATAAAATTGAACCACAAGAGGTCGTTTGTCTGTTGGATATTATTGCGAGTGCatcatgtttaaataaatatagttccTGTTTGATTCAAGATAAAAGTTTACTCATCAATTGTGTGTGTAAGTTATATTATACAGTGGAACTTGATTAAGtgggacctggataagtgagaaacctccataactggaaTTCATGCTGAGTAccaacactttggcactgaattacctctgttagtgggacAAAGCAAATCTCTATATCTGGGATTCGTTTTTATcgtcatagttacctctataactgaggcagcgattaaattttacatgcattaacctctgtaactgagaactaacatcgttttgtttgtttagttacttattcttattctacccgcaaattccgctcttaactaattttgagcctaAATGActttcagttttagttttgctttactatcatacggatgtttatttgaaaaatgccaaAACGAAGGCTTAAATCGTTAtcagtacgtgaaaaactgaagtaAATATCCGTTTATAAAAGTAGGAAGATATGCGATGaagtctgtgtcgaatttaatgtgccaaaatctaatatagaataattcagaataaatattaaattcaatcacaatgttctgACGTACAAATAATACTAAAACGTGTACGTTTATCAGAGTATCCTGAACTTTAACAGTGTTTGCTAACATGGGTCAACTTCGTAACAAAAACGTTCCGGTGAGTGGACCTatgattaaagaaaaggcaCAAGATTTGTTGCGAAATCAGTACGTCCAAATATATAAGAAATGGGGAATCtatgtgttattatttatttagtttcgtagagtttttgggaaaaatattttctataatgggtaattttcaaaagtattactTCTCCTTTCCTtgttaataacataataatttctaaaaccaccctgtatacaagggtatatgtattatatgtacagtttcGCTCGGGCCCTAGTAACCGGAGGCTTAACTCACAGTCATTTACAGTGCTATTCCCGCTATCGTTACCTGTATTCTAGTCGATAATTTCTTTGCGTACCCAGCGATTTTCATTTTGCTTTCAAGTCAATAGatgattgtaaaatataaaaatatttgttttagttctattaaaaagtatacACAGTGTTGGCAAAGAaggaaataatcatttttctgCAATCCAAAAGCTATCTGAATTAACTCTAAACGAAAAAATTGAACCAACAATAAAAGATCATCCTGGGTTTGGATTTAAAGCAGCGTTAATTCGTGTAGTAGGGAATTTATGTtggaaaaatacagaaaatcaaaatttagtaagatattttgttgttattaaggatatacgagcactaagacaattttaaataaaaactggattttttttaaatatgaagttgggctaagcctaaatcaattctgataattttattgGGGGAGGGGGagtcttttattaaataaaagactTCCAAACcaagtcggtggaaattaaaaaaaaactatttaaattaaagttaaaaccttaataaattattgaaaaaaaaaaccgttgtgcccgactaattaaggatgtatgagcacggtattggggacacaaatttaaaataatttatattttcaatttcgatggtaaattatgttatataacTTGAGagaatataagacgaaaagtaaaaataaaatttttcgatatctggagtaattttcaaaatatcgaaatttgaaaattttgtttaattatatagctttcggtatttcgaaaaccaaagcagatatcgaaaattttgattcttatttttcgcctacatacataaaattataataaaattcatcatcaaagttgaaaataaggtacaaataatttcaaccctaagtctAAAATTGGCAATTGCCTTGGAGCTCGTATTACCTTAATTTACAAcgataacaaataatttatgatatattttttcaggTACGTGAATTGGAAGGTATTCAACTTTTATTGGATTGTTGTAACATAGATGCTAGAAATCCATGTatcctttttcattttaagtattTTCGTAGCATTACACTTATACGCAGAAAAAGTAGCGCTTTGCTAAAAAGTAACATTTGACAGAAAAAGTCCTGATGTTTTTTAAAACCTTCTGAAAAAATACTTTCAGTACAATAGGGTTTACTTTcgttagtgaaaaataaattatgaaatttgataaaaattaatatttatgtaaaaatatatttaaatattctgattttgagtcataaaagaacatataaatattatcgaagataataaatgagaactttaggatatatcgaaataaatttcgatttttgccccaatttcctagatcagttttttatattttataaatacatatttcgaataccaagtagtcatcatcagtaagaattagctagccgtgattactcttattatgaatgttactctttgctaatttggtggcggactgcaccattgaaattggggcaaaaatcgaaatttattatgataggcgtgtttaaaaatatataaaatttcataaaatctaaGTCTCATTTGGTCATCAGATGGgcttttaacttttaactaCAGAAGAAATACATGTATAACGGGCTAAATGAAAGAAAGAAActgatgtttcttttttttttgctctacaaaatcattaatcaatttcttggataataaattgtatgtatGACTACTTACTTCTTCTCTATaatgacaaaacataaaaaaattattaccgttttaccataagaccaatgttaaatatgcctactttggaagtcattaatttatttaattaatcggATACCCtaagaaaatcattaaattacccCAATTAGCATAACAGGACTTAGCAATTTGAGGGTATTGTTTATGCTATAATTTATTTGCATCTCTTTCATCAGccataattgattttattatattcattccaGTAACACCTGTTATATCATTAATCACATGTTGCAACCGCtccaaaattttcagaattaatttagacttagtccaacttcatataaaaaaaatcaagttttttgtttaaaattacctTGGTGATCCTACATCCTTAATCTAACGCGGTTATATTTGATTTCACCGAAGCTTAGTCTTTGTTCCTCCGAAGGTTCATTTGAAACGTgttaataatcgaaaaaaaaaatggtgtaaTGTTAATTGATTATCACTAAAGATAGTGCCTTAAGTGGACTGAAATAAGTATGTGGACTGATAAAAGTTAAACAAAGATCTTATGAACGCCATTCAGAGTACACAGTCATTGGAGACTCAATTTGGAGATGATTCTGTCATTGtgtggtataaaaagtttttggagATGAAAATAGACTACATATTCGATACGCTTTTACTAATGCTATTTGtgcttataatttatttgagctttaaaattattacttaactTATATATCAGTTATAATTCAATGGGTTATATTTGCAGTACGAAATTTATGTGAAGGAAATCCTGACAACCAAAAGTTAATTGCAGGAATGACAAAAGCAAAAACTGTCGATTCAGAAACTCTTCAAAAAATGGGAATTGTCTTAAACGATGATAGTGCAAATAAAATAGGCATTATTCctatggatttaaaaaaataaattttattttttgttcgttttaCCTTTTATTTCATACACGACTATTCATCATTATGAAAACATAAAAGCAGTTCAGGTGAGTGCTATCCCTACAATCCacatcatcattttttcaactaAGTCTTATTGAATTTTCgtcaaaaaatctaaatttcgGACATaatgtcaaaaactattcaagtgTAATAATACTAAATccattttatacttatttatgaCATAGTGCTGTTTGATCAAGATAAaagatatttgtaatttttttctcttattgtTGATTTTGACTCCTCTTTGGTTTCGGACCGCCGCGCAGTCTCCAATCTGCGTACAATAGTATAAATTTTCCGGATTTAAATGGATAAGTTTACATTCGGATCaaaagaactattttttaaacctaaatatatttttttgcaaattaaagtttttgtataTCATAGGGATGAATAATCTGCAAAaagatttcaattttgataggcGAGCAATATATCGTTCAAAAATTTCcggtcattttttaaaataaaaataattttataatgtttgataaaacaaaaaagaaaaacaaaatgaaatcgtTTACAAAAGAACAAAACAGATATCGTTTACAATGTGTATAAAACAATGAAGTGGGCTTTGATACAGCAGTCTTTCACGATTCGCTTTTATTTCGGACAATATATAGACTAGCCACTTATTACCACAATATAGTTAGCgtggaatattaataaaatttattaaatcatatatcaaaaaattgctctctAAATGCTCCATC
The Chrysoperla carnea chromosome 4, inChrCarn1.1, whole genome shotgun sequence genome window above contains:
- the LOC123297803 gene encoding ataxin-10, with translation MALPNKIGFDEMNTENSTYEDLTKYLQDEFKLKCDETGQYSYPSLSDQTIIKIIEIINELKTNVDKQIKISDSLPLLRQIYLTLRNSVAIHKSVQKKISINNEILDLTNFLITALSSNETYINCLIVILQFLGNLVTQNEQQLQVIIWDKFNEILLLLFHSTPNRIPSIVGMILYNIFLQNKQLIPDDIKFIKNAIILYESESDYGELLLELLLQTNILIRYYSELEVTQRFVLLELIKGTMFDDESTLITNELMMFISTEFKKKSDCILKTVTDYVNKIEPQEVVCLLDIIASASCLNKYSSCLIQDKSLLINCVFLLKSIHSVGKEGNNHFSAIQKLSELTLNEKIEPTIKDHPGFGFKAALIRVVGNLCWKNTENQNLVRELEGIQLLLDCCNIDARNPFIIQWVIFAVRNLCEGNPDNQKLIAGMTKAKTVDSETLQKMGIVLNDDSANKIGIIPMDLKK